The sequence below is a genomic window from Acropora palmata chromosome 5, jaAcrPala1.3, whole genome shotgun sequence.
TTGTGTCCACAACCCTGGTTTTAAAGTCTGACCCACGGCAGCGCGTGTACATCTCATGTTAACCCTCAGTACCACTGCAGATTTGGTAGAATtgcaatcaaacttcaacttgcaggtaagtctcgtttaatttttaattttcagagATAGACCACGCCTTCCTTACTTTTTGACAAATCTCAAATGAGCCAGTCCTTAATGTACCTGAGTTCTTAAAGTTCGGCCTTATTTCTTCAGTGACGATCGTAAACATCATAGAAATCGGTTAAATCTTTACTGTTGAAAAACGTGATTAAAAATATCATATTTAACACACTTACAAATACTGTCCAGATATTAGAAGTATTCAATTTAGAATTTTTATTccacattttattttatccacTTATTCTTTACAGATAGTAGTTTTATTAACTTATATGGCTAGCAGCAGTTTTACCAGACAGACAAATATAAATTCGTAACTGCAAAACTGACTAAAGTATCCTCATAACTGAATTTCACAACCAGTGTAAATTGCTGCTCATATTTAGTATTCTTTGCTTTACTTGCCCAGCCTAAGTTGTAGGTCCGGCGTGTGGACTGGGTCTCATTCACTACCGGCGTGGTATTACGTTCCTTCATTTCCTCTTTACGTCAATTTCAATGACCGCCGTACCGGCGCTTGACATAAGGCAGTCCGCTTCAAAATATTCGTCCAACTTGAAGTCACGATGCCAAGTGTTATCTCCTTTGAATCTGTTTTTAGTATCCCGATACATCTCgttaaaaagatttttgttgACATCTTCTTCATCTAACTTTCTGTTAAATAATTTAAGATAAAACTGATTATTGTAAAAAGGCCTGGTGTTTAAAAAAGGAACGGAAAACATAATAACAAGTGTTCGTGGTCTTCGGAGGCGAAGGGGTCTTCGGAGGCGAAGGGGTCTTTGGAGGTAAAATGCGAGTACTCCTTCTACACCACCGGGAAAGGGTCCTGCAGTTTTTCGTGCGCCATAAGTGAAATATTCATCTacaatgaaaataacaattaaacaaaaatcatAAACAT
It includes:
- the LOC141881770 gene encoding DELTA-stichotoxin-Hcr4a-like, translated to MSLARLVILLFSILLITQSIFGSQLKHDHVGRNSGLSTNDTEIQGRQDPSSTFEDGEKNNKKAVAAAGSLFGILKGVLDGLGSVNRKVAIGVNNYSGITWYFIKAYLKHGTAGNDVPPKEVKPDEYFTYGARKTAGPFPGGVEGVLAFYLQRPLRLRRPLRLRRPRTLVIMFSVPFLNTRPFYNNQFYLKLFNRKLDEEDVNKNLFNEMYRDTKNRFKGDNTWHRDFKLDEYFEADCLMSSAGTAVIEIDVKRK